Genomic window (Pseudomonas hydrolytica):
AGTAGAAGCCCAGCTCGGTGTCGTTCAGCTGCGGCACGAACCAGCGCAGGGCCACGCCGTACTGCGGCGAGTCATCGCCGTCGATGTCCTGGGCGCGCGGCATGAAGGTGGTGGGCACGTAGGCATTCAGCAGGGTGCTGATCAGCCCGGGCGGCAGGCCGGCGAGCCAGGCCCGCGCGGCGGCCGGGCTGTCGAATGCCTGCGAGCTGCCGGCGAGGGCAGTGGCCTGCTCCTGCAGCGGCGCCACCGACAGGTAGTTGCAGCCCTCACCGAGGACGTCGAGTGTGGAGTAGTAGGTGCCGCAGGGGTCGATGCGCGAGGCTTCCCAGGCCTTGCCCGGCTGCCAGTAGCCTTCGATGCTGAGGTTGTCACGCAGCTCGAAGGAGGCATAGGCCATGAAGGTCGGCATATAGGCTTCCTTGATCTCCGAACCCGGGGCGCGCAGCGCGTTGATGTCCACCGGGTTGGTCGCGCCGATGCCGTTCTGGTAGAACAGCCCTTCGCCCCAGTTGATCACCTGCCGTCCGAGACGGGCATTCAGTGCGCGCTCGCCGACTGTCCAGCTGCCGTAGACGAAGGCATCGAGCAGGTCCACGCTGGAGCCGGCCTCGTCCAGGCCGGCGTTGCTGATCTGGCGGTGGCGGCGCTCGTCGTCCTCGAGCTCGAAGTCGTAGAAGGCGCGACCGCGAACGAACAGGCCGTATTGCTCCTGGTAACGCAGGTCCAGTTCGGAAACCGCCTTGGCGACCTCGGAGAACAACTCGCCCTTCTTGAAGTTGAGGTTGCCGTCGTCGGAGTTGATCAGCGCCGTGTTGTCGCCCTTGCCGCCGTTGGCGCGGGCAATCAGCTTGCTGTCCTGGCCCTCCATGCGATAGCTGACGCCGTAGGACAGTGTGGTGTCCAACGATACGTCCCAGTCGCCATGACGGGTTTGAAACCCCTGCGCCGCGCCGAACGGCAACGCCCCGAGCAAAGCCAGGCCGGCTGCCGCCAGGCCCCTTCCTTGATGTGCCACGATGACCTCCAGCTGTTGTTTTTATCGGAATCGGAACATCGGTTCCGAATAAGCTAGTACTGCAGTCTCATCCTGGCAAGCCCCCAGTTCGATTTTTTCTCCTCAGCGCGGCGCTCAAGTCCGCCCTATCCGGCTACAGGCCAGGATTGGCGGGACCTGCGACACTTGACGGAATCGGAATTCCTGTTTCTATTTGATGCGCGATACCCATAAAAACAACGGAGAATTCCGCCATGTCCCTTTTTCGCACCGCCTGTCTCTGCCTGCTGTTGCTGTCCTTGTCCACTCTCGAGGCCCAGGCCGCCTCGCGCTGCACTGAACGCGCCAAGAGCCTGCTGCTACCGGCCAAGGTCAGCTGCAGCTACCAGTCCACCTGGATCGACTCCGGCCTGGTCGGTCAGCGCAAGGTGATCTACCAGACCCCGCTGGGTACGCCACCGGCCGCCGGCTGGCCGGTGGTACTGATCTATCAGGGCTCGTTCTTCCCGCTCAACGACTTCACCTACTACGGCAACATGCCGTTCGGCGGCTTCTACGAAGGCAAGCTGATCCAGCGCCTGCTCGACAACGGCTTCGCGGTGGTCGCCCCGAGCGCCCCGGCCGATCTGTTCTGGCAGACCAATATCCCGGGCCTGGCGCAGAACTACGAACTGAGCACCGACTACGACTTTCTCGGGAATGTGTTGAACGCTATCGCCGCCGGACACTTCGGGCCGCTCGACGCTGGCCGCCAGTACGCCACCGGCATCTCCAGCGGCGGCTACAACAGCAGCCGCATGGCGGTGTCCTTCCCCGGCCGGTTCAAGGCACTGGCGATCCAGTCCGGCTCCTACGCGACCTGCTCCGGGCCACTGTGCAGCGTGCCGGCACTGCCGGCCGACCATCCTCCGACCCTGTTCGTGCACGGCTTCGTCGACCTCACCGTACCCTGGTGGAGCATGGACCTGTATTACGACCGCCTGCTCTACCAGGGCATCCCGACGGCACGCCATACCGAAGCGCTGGGCGGTCACGAGTGGTTCGCCAGCTCGCCGGGCAAGATCCTCGCCTGGTTCCAGGGTTATCCCTGACCGGAGAATGGGTGGCCGGCCGCGCGGGCCTATGACGCGCGGCAGGCCGCCAGGCCGGCGCGCAGGGCCTCGGCGTTCTGCGCGGCATCGAAGATCAGCTCCAGGCGCGAGTCCTTGCGCCATTCGCTGGCGCGCCATGGCTCGAGGGTCTGGCCATGCAGGGCATTGAGCGAGCGCCAGCCGTCTGCGCCGTGCAGCACCGCCTTGGCCCGGCGCCAATCCAGGCCGGCCAGCCAGCGCTGCACCTGCGCCAGGTCGAAACACTGGCTCGGATGCCAGCGCCAACCGATGCTCCAGCCTTCGGCCTGATCCTGGATCAGGCAGATGGGTTCGTCCGGCGTGCGCCACAGCTGTGGCAGGGGCGCTGCGGCCGCGGGAAGATCGGCCGCTTCGGCTTCAGCTGCGCGCGCGCCGAAACCTGGCAGCGCAGCCAGGTCGAGGCGGCCCTGGCTGGTCCAGTGCAACGGCAGCGGCGGCAATGCTGCGGCGATGCGAGCACGATCCTCTGCGCTCAGATGCTCGCTCTTGTTCAGCAGCAGCAGACCGGCCTCGCCCAGCGCCTGATGCTGCACCTGCGGCAGCGCCTGACCGGCCGCCAGGGCGGCGGCATCCAGCACCAGCAGCGCCGGCTGCACGGCCAGCACGCCACGCCAGGGCGGCTGGCGCAGTTGCGCCAGCAGCTGCGCGGGGTGGCCCAGACCGGACGGTTCGATCAGCAGGCGGTCCGGTCGCGCCTGACGCAGCAGGCGGCCGAGACCGACCTGAAACGGCGCGCCATTGACGCAGCACACACAGCCGCCAGCCACCTCGGCCAGGGCAATACCGTCCTCGCCGCGCTCCAGCAGCGCGGCATCCAGGCCGATCTGGCCGAACTCGTTGATCAGTACCGCCCAGCGTTCGGCCGCCGGCTTCTGCGCCAACAGGTGGCGGATCAAGCTGGTCTTGCCCGCGCCCAGAGGGCCGGCAATCAGGTGGGTGGGGATTTGGCTGAGCATGGGCCTATGGTCGATGGTTTGCGCTGCAAGTGCCAGCACAGACTATGCCGCGACAGCGTGCTAGATTCGCCGGCAGTTTTTCTGGAGCCGATACGATGCGTGCGTGGTTTTTGCTGTTCTCTCTGTTACCCGGCCTGGCGCTGGCCGAGGCCTGCGTGGTGCACAGCCAGGGCGAGCGCCTGGACGTGCAGATCTGCCAGGAGAATCGCAACATCCCCGATACGCTGTTTCGCGAGGGCTTCTGCCAGCCGCAGCTGCAGGGCCAGACGGTGGAAGTCGAGTTCGTCGAGCAGTGCCCGAAAGGCGCCTATGGTGTGTGCCAGGGCGCACGCGCCGGCAGCGGCCTGTATCTGCAGGATATCCA
Coding sequences:
- a CDS encoding DUF1302 domain-containing protein encodes the protein MAHQGRGLAAAGLALLGALPFGAAQGFQTRHGDWDVSLDTTLSYGVSYRMEGQDSKLIARANGGKGDNTALINSDDGNLNFKKGELFSEVAKAVSELDLRYQEQYGLFVRGRAFYDFELEDDERRHRQISNAGLDEAGSSVDLLDAFVYGSWTVGERALNARLGRQVINWGEGLFYQNGIGATNPVDINALRAPGSEIKEAYMPTFMAYASFELRDNLSIEGYWQPGKAWEASRIDPCGTYYSTLDVLGEGCNYLSVAPLQEQATALAGSSQAFDSPAAARAWLAGLPPGLISTLLNAYVPTTFMPRAQDIDGDDSPQYGVALRWFVPQLNDTELGFYYLRYNMQVPMIGLTVGQPIVLPVVGPLPDASSSRYYAEYLEKRDLFGVSFNTSIGGDSIFNGLSLAGELSYRPNTPIALGLGEYLPNALLNPDGLPVGTRLDGYREKDMVQASLSAIYNFTGLLGANSATLFGEVVASRVQGLESDVDYYEATSSAYGAQASLQLTYSNVFNLVTLAPSASYQYSINGVAPQLTNGLDEEAQSWSLGLDAIYKESLTVGARYVGYSGGGLSNKRTDRDFLSFNVKYSF
- a CDS encoding extracellular medium-chain-length polyhydroxyalkanoate depolymerase; translation: MSLFRTACLCLLLLSLSTLEAQAASRCTERAKSLLLPAKVSCSYQSTWIDSGLVGQRKVIYQTPLGTPPAAGWPVVLIYQGSFFPLNDFTYYGNMPFGGFYEGKLIQRLLDNGFAVVAPSAPADLFWQTNIPGLAQNYELSTDYDFLGNVLNAIAAGHFGPLDAGRQYATGISSGGYNSSRMAVSFPGRFKALAIQSGSYATCSGPLCSVPALPADHPPTLFVHGFVDLTVPWWSMDLYYDRLLYQGIPTARHTEALGGHEWFASSPGKILAWFQGYP
- a CDS encoding CobW family GTP-binding protein, whose protein sequence is MLSQIPTHLIAGPLGAGKTSLIRHLLAQKPAAERWAVLINEFGQIGLDAALLERGEDGIALAEVAGGCVCCVNGAPFQVGLGRLLRQARPDRLLIEPSGLGHPAQLLAQLRQPPWRGVLAVQPALLVLDAAALAAGQALPQVQHQALGEAGLLLLNKSEHLSAEDRARIAAALPPLPLHWTSQGRLDLAALPGFGARAAEAEAADLPAAAAPLPQLWRTPDEPICLIQDQAEGWSIGWRWHPSQCFDLAQVQRWLAGLDWRRAKAVLHGADGWRSLNALHGQTLEPWRASEWRKDSRLELIFDAAQNAEALRAGLAACRAS